The Thermococcus sp. CX2 region CTCTTCGTAGACTATTTTGATAATGTGTTCCTTTGGACTGACTCCTGCCGGAGGTTTCTCCTCCAAAGCCCTTTTTTCAATGGTTTTTGTGAGTTGAAGGACTAACCTGACGTTTACATCGGCCTGTATGAGTGCCCTCTGAATGTCTCGCACAACTTCCTTGATGGTAGCCTCATCAACGGTTCTCGCCCTCGCGAGTTTTCTAAGGGCGTCGTTAAGAGCCTTCCCCAACTTTTCAAGTGCCATGTTCTCTCCCCACTCATTAGGGGGATTCTGGACTTATAAAAGGTTAGGTTCTGGAGGTGAAGTGCCTTTCGTCCTCTGCCGATTTTGACTGGATGTCTAAGGTAATTTTGGTGATCGTCGATTTTGAGGGCAATGACCT contains the following coding sequences:
- a CDS encoding signal recognition particle receptor subunit alpha — protein: MALEKLGKALNDALRKLARARTVDEATIKEVVRDIQRALIQADVNVRLVLQLTKTIEKRALEEKPPAGVSPKEHIIKIVYEE